A genomic region of Pogona vitticeps strain Pit_001003342236 chromosome 15, PviZW2.1, whole genome shotgun sequence contains the following coding sequences:
- the LOC110091229 gene encoding ras-related protein Rab-11A, translated as MRGKDDQYDYLFKIVLIGDSGVGKSNLLSRFTRNEFNLESKSTIGVEFATRSIQVDSKMVKAQIWDTAGQERYRAITSAYYRGAVGALLVYDIAKYLTYENAERWLKELQDHADANIVIMLVGNKSDLRHLRAVPTDEAKSFAEKNGLSFIETSALDSTNVETAFHNILTEIYRIVSQKQMASGQPETEFSSNTTTIEPINVLPTHQDARQAPCCQNI; from the exons TTGTTCTCATCGGAGACTCGGGTGTCGGGAAGAGCAATCTCCTCTCTCGCTTCACCAGAAATGAGTTCAACCTGGAAAGCAAAAGCACCATCGGCGTGGAGTTTGCAACCCGGAGCATCCAGGTGGACAGCAAGATGGTGAAGGCTCAGATCTGGGACACGGCCGGCCAGGAGCGCTACCGGGCCATCACCTCTGC CTACTACCGGGGAGCTGTGGGGGCCCTGTTGGTTTACGACATCGCCAAATACCTGACCTACGAGAACGCCGAGCGCTGGCTGAAGGAGTTGCAGGATCACGCCGATGCCAACATCGTCATCATGCTGGTCGGCAACAAGAGCGACCTCCGGCACCTGCGGGCTGTGCCCACCGACGAGGCGAAGAGCTTTGCCG AAAAAAATGGCTTGTCGTTCATCGAAACCTCGGCTCTGGATTCCACCAACGTGGAAACAGCCTTCCACAACATCTTGACAG AAATCTACCGGATCGTCTCCCAGAAGCAGATGGCGAGTGGGCAGCCGGAGACGGAGTTCAGCAGCAACACCACCACCATTGAGCCCATCAACGTCCTGCCTACCCACCAGGACGCCAGGCAAGCCCCGTGCTGCCAGAACATCTGA